Proteins encoded in a region of the Paramagnetospirillum magneticum AMB-1 genome:
- a CDS encoding acyl-CoA dehydrogenase — protein sequence MQHFKWDDPFLLEDQLSEDEKLIRDSAHAYCQEKLQPRVMKAFRDETFDREIMNEMGEMGLLGPTIPEEYGGPGVNHVAYGLISREVERVDSGYRSAMSVQSSLVMHPIFSYGTEEQKKKYLPRLATGEIIGCFGLTEPDAGSDPGGMRTRAKKVDGGYLLTGSKMWITNSPISDIAIVWAKSDAHEGKIKGFIVEKGIKGFTTPKIEGKLSLRASITGEIVLDEAFVPDEALMPNASGLGGPFGCLNKARYGIAWGVIGAAEFCWHAARQYMLDRKQFGRPLAANQIPQLKLANMMTEITLGLQACVRVGRMMDDHTWAPEAVSLIKRNNCGKALDIARMARDMHGGNGISEEFHVIRHMVNLETVNTYEGAHDVHALILGRAMTGIQAFS from the coding sequence GTGCAGCATTTCAAGTGGGACGACCCCTTTCTCCTGGAAGACCAGCTTTCCGAAGACGAGAAGCTGATCCGCGACTCGGCGCACGCCTATTGCCAGGAGAAGCTTCAGCCGCGCGTGATGAAGGCGTTCCGCGACGAGACCTTCGACCGCGAGATCATGAACGAGATGGGCGAGATGGGCCTGCTTGGCCCCACCATCCCCGAGGAATACGGCGGGCCGGGCGTCAACCACGTGGCCTACGGCCTGATCTCCCGCGAAGTGGAGCGGGTGGATTCCGGCTATCGCTCGGCCATGAGCGTGCAGTCGTCGCTGGTGATGCACCCCATCTTCAGCTACGGCACCGAGGAGCAGAAGAAGAAGTATCTGCCCCGTCTGGCCACCGGCGAGATCATCGGCTGTTTCGGCCTGACCGAGCCCGACGCCGGCTCCGATCCGGGCGGCATGCGCACCCGCGCCAAGAAGGTGGACGGCGGCTATCTGCTGACCGGTTCCAAGATGTGGATCACCAATTCCCCCATCTCGGACATCGCCATCGTCTGGGCCAAGTCCGACGCCCATGAGGGCAAGATCAAGGGCTTCATCGTCGAGAAGGGTATCAAGGGCTTCACCACGCCGAAGATCGAGGGCAAGCTCTCCTTGCGTGCCTCCATCACCGGCGAGATCGTGTTGGACGAGGCTTTCGTCCCCGACGAGGCGCTGATGCCCAACGCGTCCGGCCTGGGTGGTCCGTTCGGCTGCCTCAACAAGGCCCGCTACGGCATCGCCTGGGGCGTCATCGGCGCCGCCGAGTTCTGCTGGCACGCGGCGCGCCAGTACATGCTGGACCGCAAGCAGTTCGGCCGCCCCCTGGCCGCCAACCAGATCCCCCAGCTGAAGCTGGCCAACATGATGACCGAGATCACCCTGGGCCTGCAGGCCTGCGTGCGCGTCGGCCGCATGATGGACGACCACACCTGGGCGCCCGAGGCCGTGTCGCTGATCAAGCGCAACAACTGCGGCAAGGCGCTGGACATCGCCCGCATGGCCCGCGACATGCACGGCGGCAACGGCATCTCGGAAGAGTTCCACGTCATCCGCCACATGGTGAATCTGGAGACCGTGAACACCTACGAAGGTGCCCACGACGTCCATGCCCTGATCCTGGGTCGGGCCATGACCGGCATCCAGGCGTTCTCCTGA
- a CDS encoding indolepyruvate oxidoreductase subunit beta, giving the protein MTDVITNILVCGTGGQGVMTAAEILSQAAMARGLDCKKSEVAGMAQRGGVVTSHVRFGKRVWSPVITPGTADILVAFEVAEGSRWADMLRPGGVAMVNTIRLVPPVVSAGLFKYPDDPVAQMRAAGVTVYDFDAGAIARELGDLRLINTIMLGAIADYLPFPAAELEEQIVGRFRERKPAMVEVNQKAFAAGRDAAGSAKAKTSAA; this is encoded by the coding sequence ATGACTGACGTCATTACCAATATCCTCGTCTGCGGCACCGGTGGCCAGGGCGTGATGACCGCCGCCGAGATCCTGTCCCAGGCCGCCATGGCCCGTGGCCTGGACTGCAAGAAGTCGGAAGTGGCCGGCATGGCCCAGCGCGGCGGCGTGGTCACCAGCCACGTGCGCTTCGGCAAGCGGGTCTGGTCGCCCGTCATCACGCCGGGCACCGCCGACATCCTGGTCGCCTTCGAGGTGGCCGAGGGCTCGCGCTGGGCCGACATGCTGCGCCCCGGCGGCGTGGCCATGGTCAATACCATCCGCCTGGTGCCGCCGGTGGTCTCGGCCGGGCTGTTCAAGTACCCGGACGATCCGGTGGCCCAGATGCGGGCGGCGGGCGTCACCGTCTATGATTTCGACGCCGGCGCCATCGCCCGCGAGCTGGGCGACCTGCGCCTGATCAACACCATCATGCTGGGCGCCATCGCCGATTACCTGCCCTTCCCCGCCGCCGAGCTGGAAGAGCAGATCGTCGGCCGCTTCCGCGAGCGCAAGCCCGCCATGGTCGAGGTCAACCAGAAGGCGTTCGCCGCCGGCCGCGATGCGGCGGGCAGCGCCAAGGCCAAGACTTCGGCCGCTTAA
- a CDS encoding response regulator, whose protein sequence is MSAAVDLGALKVLVIDDQEFVRTIVKKMLQQVGIGAVVEAHDGNSGLEVTEMEKPDVVICDVQMRPMDGFGFVKLLRALPFGKSLPVVMLTAHTDAATVARAKELNVDAFLAKPVLPPALKEKIIKVMADARG, encoded by the coding sequence ATGTCGGCTGCGGTGGATCTCGGTGCGCTGAAGGTGCTGGTCATCGACGACCAGGAATTCGTTCGGACCATCGTCAAGAAGATGCTGCAGCAGGTCGGCATCGGCGCCGTGGTCGAGGCCCATGACGGCAATTCCGGCCTGGAAGTCACCGAGATGGAAAAGCCGGACGTGGTGATCTGCGACGTGCAGATGCGCCCCATGGACGGTTTCGGCTTCGTGAAACTGCTCCGCGCCCTGCCCTTCGGCAAGTCGCTGCCGGTGGTGATGCTGACCGCCCACACCGACGCGGCCACCGTGGCCCGCGCCAAGGAACTGAACGTCGACGCTTTCCTGGCCAAGCCGGTCCTGCCGCCCGCGCTGAAGGAAAAGATCATCAAGGTGATGGCCGACGCGCGGGGGTGA
- a CDS encoding penicillin-binding protein 1A translates to MYRFFLGLFSLLILLAIVGAGGVLFVFWHFGRGLPDYHQLAHYEPPITTRVYGGDGRLVAEYAVEKRVFVPLPVIPQLVKDAFLSAEDKNFYTHAGIDPVGIARAIVVNLKNRGKGADRRPVGASTITQQVAKNFLLTNEVSIERKVKEAILALRIERTFSKDHILELYLNEIYLGSGAYGVAAAALNYFDKGLDELNVAEAAYLAALPKAPNNYNPHRHPQAAKERRDWVIGRLFEDGKITQAEYQAMVAMPLEVRTRKEMQATQGGDYFAEDIRRELQAKYGESALWKGGLVVRASMDAHLQAVGSRVLRQGLAAYDRRHGWRGPITRIPAAAGWGPLLAAVPRPGGADEAWQTAVVLALTDHEATLGLVGGKVGHVPFAEMKWARPTLERSATGPFPRKPADVVALGDVILVEPVAKGDDGKPYPANFFTLRQIPKVEGALVAIDPHTGRVMAMVGGWSYGKSQFNRASQAMRQTGSSFKPFIYLAALESGYTPSSLVLDAPIALPQGPGLPLWRPKNYHDDYLGPTTLRVGIEKSRNLMTVRLAQALGMDKVADYAGRFGIYDNLPRQLSMALGAGETTPLRLTAAYAMLVNGGKKVRPTLIDRIQDRNGKTIFSHDLRFCDGCSANRFTGQDMPLLPDIREQMVDPVSAYQMVSILEGVVQRGTGTSVKPVGKPLAGKTGTSNDSNDVWFVGFSPDLAVGVFVGFDEPGTLGAKETGGSIAAPIFRDFMMEALKDKPPTPFRVPSGVRLVRVNAHTGKPAMPGDAKAIYEAFKGSDRMPGDEEDVLEGSGGIDAGFSFAPFLGAEEGASGVQLTPPPGTPGPDGTIPAAPQQQQAPTGPAPSAGGLY, encoded by the coding sequence ATGTACCGCTTTTTTCTGGGACTGTTCAGCCTGTTGATCCTGCTGGCCATCGTGGGGGCGGGCGGGGTGCTGTTCGTCTTCTGGCATTTCGGGCGCGGCCTGCCGGACTATCACCAGCTGGCCCATTACGAGCCGCCGATCACCACCCGCGTCTATGGCGGCGATGGCCGCCTGGTGGCGGAATACGCGGTGGAGAAGCGGGTCTTCGTGCCGCTGCCGGTCATTCCCCAGCTGGTCAAGGATGCCTTCCTCTCGGCCGAGGACAAGAACTTCTACACCCATGCCGGCATCGATCCGGTGGGTATCGCCCGCGCCATCGTGGTCAACCTGAAAAACCGGGGCAAGGGCGCCGACCGGCGGCCGGTGGGCGCGTCGACCATCACCCAGCAGGTGGCCAAGAATTTCCTGCTGACCAACGAGGTGTCCATCGAGCGCAAGGTCAAGGAAGCCATCCTGGCGCTGCGCATCGAACGCACCTTCTCCAAGGACCACATCCTCGAGCTTTATCTCAACGAGATCTATCTGGGCAGCGGCGCCTATGGCGTGGCGGCGGCGGCGCTGAACTATTTCGACAAGGGCCTGGACGAGCTGAACGTGGCCGAGGCCGCCTATCTTGCCGCCCTGCCCAAGGCGCCCAACAATTACAATCCCCATCGCCACCCCCAGGCCGCCAAGGAGCGCCGGGACTGGGTGATCGGGCGCCTGTTCGAGGACGGCAAGATCACCCAGGCCGAGTATCAGGCCATGGTCGCCATGCCGCTGGAGGTCCGCACCCGCAAGGAGATGCAGGCCACCCAGGGCGGCGATTACTTCGCCGAGGACATTCGCCGCGAATTACAGGCCAAGTACGGCGAATCGGCCCTGTGGAAGGGCGGTCTGGTGGTGCGCGCCTCCATGGACGCCCATCTCCAGGCGGTGGGCTCTCGGGTGCTGCGCCAGGGCCTTGCCGCCTATGACCGGCGCCACGGCTGGCGCGGTCCCATCACCCGCATTCCCGCCGCCGCCGGCTGGGGGCCGCTGCTGGCCGCCGTGCCGCGCCCGGGCGGCGCTGACGAGGCGTGGCAGACCGCCGTCGTGCTGGCGCTGACCGACCACGAGGCGACCCTGGGCCTGGTGGGCGGCAAGGTCGGCCATGTGCCCTTCGCCGAGATGAAATGGGCGCGCCCCACCCTGGAGAGGTCGGCCACGGGGCCGTTCCCCCGCAAGCCCGCCGACGTGGTGGCGTTGGGCGACGTCATCCTGGTGGAGCCGGTGGCCAAGGGGGACGACGGCAAGCCCTATCCCGCCAATTTCTTCACCTTGCGCCAGATTCCCAAGGTGGAGGGCGCCCTGGTGGCCATCGACCCCCATACCGGCCGCGTCATGGCCATGGTGGGCGGCTGGTCCTATGGCAAGAGCCAGTTCAACCGCGCCTCCCAGGCCATGCGCCAGACCGGCTCGTCCTTCAAGCCCTTCATCTATCTGGCGGCGCTGGAAAGCGGCTATACCCCGTCGTCCCTGGTGCTGGACGCGCCCATCGCCCTGCCCCAGGGGCCGGGCCTGCCGCTGTGGCGTCCCAAGAACTACCACGACGACTATCTCGGCCCGACCACGCTGCGCGTCGGCATCGAGAAGTCGCGCAACCTGATGACCGTGCGCCTCGCCCAGGCGCTGGGCATGGACAAGGTGGCCGATTACGCCGGACGCTTCGGCATCTATGACAACCTGCCCCGTCAGCTGTCCATGGCGCTGGGCGCCGGCGAGACCACGCCGCTACGCCTCACCGCCGCTTATGCCATGCTGGTCAACGGCGGCAAGAAGGTGCGCCCCACCCTGATCGACCGCATCCAGGATCGCAACGGCAAGACCATCTTCAGCCACGACCTGCGCTTCTGCGACGGCTGCTCGGCCAATCGCTTCACCGGCCAGGACATGCCGCTTCTGCCCGACATCCGCGAGCAGATGGTCGATCCCGTCTCCGCCTATCAGATGGTCTCGATCCTGGAAGGCGTGGTCCAGCGCGGCACCGGCACCTCGGTCAAGCCGGTGGGTAAGCCCCTGGCGGGCAAGACCGGCACCTCCAACGATTCCAACGACGTGTGGTTCGTGGGATTCTCGCCTGATCTGGCGGTGGGCGTATTCGTCGGCTTCGACGAGCCCGGCACCCTGGGCGCCAAGGAAACCGGCGGCTCCATCGCCGCCCCCATCTTCCGCGACTTCATGATGGAAGCGCTGAAAGACAAGCCGCCCACCCCGTTCCGCGTGCCGTCCGGCGTGCGGCTGGTGCGCGTCAACGCTCATACCGGCAAGCCGGCCATGCCCGGCGACGCCAAGGCCATTTACGAGGCCTTCAAGGGCTCCGATCGCATGCCCGGCGACGAGGAAGACGTGCTGGAAGGCTCTGGCGGCATCGATGCCGGCTTCAGTTTCGCGCCTTTCCTGGGGGCGGAAGAGGGGGCGAGCGGCGTGCAGCTTACCCCGCCGCCCGGCACTCCCGGCCCCGACGGCACCATTCCCGCCGCGCCGCAGCAGCAGCAGGCTCCGACCGGTCCGGCACCTTCGGCGGGTGGGCTGTACTAG
- a CDS encoding thiamine pyrophosphate-dependent enzyme — translation MSAAVQAKPQSRILLSGNDAIARGVWEAGAKVAAAYPGTPSTEILESLSLYPDLYAEWSVNEKVAMEVAIGGSMSGARSFCAMKHVGLNVASDAFMTVTVAGVIGGLVIAVADDVGMSSSQNEQDSRFWGRFAHVPVLEPADSQEAYEMAKYAFELSEAYNTPVILRLTTRVCHVKAVVQVGEKVAHDIGGFKSDARRWVMTPANAKGLLPAQIAREGKLQALAEASPMNFLDDGPDKRVGFVTSGPAYMHVRESFPDAPVLKLGFTYPVPVALVEKLAAQVEHLVVVEETEPLMEQELKAAGLQAIHGKDLLPRLGELTPNVLIPAIKTFLGEPLPPTTTYPKFDPFPRPPTMCAACPHMGVYYSLARMRKNVQISGDIGCYTLGAGHPWNALDSTISMGASMGIALGMDKARTEETKDKAVVAVIGDSTFLHMGMQGLLDIVYNRGNVTVLILDNRTTGMTGGQNHAGTGKGLKGDDTPRVDFAKLVEALGVKPERISKIDPYVLPVVFKTIKQETAIPEVSVIITDRPCVLSEFYTKIEPYKVIDEDCTGCGNCINVGCPAITVKRSESKVRPDGKVNELKFTTIDTAMCTGCHMCVESCGPKAIVLAKPAAAAE, via the coding sequence ATGTCCGCTGCCGTTCAGGCCAAGCCGCAATCGCGGATTTTGTTGTCGGGTAACGATGCCATCGCCCGGGGCGTGTGGGAGGCCGGCGCCAAGGTGGCCGCCGCCTATCCCGGCACCCCCTCGACCGAGATTCTGGAGAGCCTGTCGCTCTATCCCGATCTTTACGCCGAATGGTCGGTGAACGAGAAGGTGGCCATGGAAGTGGCCATCGGCGGCTCCATGTCGGGGGCGCGCTCGTTCTGCGCCATGAAGCATGTGGGTCTCAACGTCGCCTCGGATGCCTTCATGACGGTGACCGTGGCCGGCGTGATCGGCGGCCTGGTGATCGCCGTGGCCGACGACGTGGGCATGTCGTCCTCCCAGAACGAGCAGGATTCGCGCTTCTGGGGCCGCTTCGCCCATGTGCCGGTGCTCGAGCCCGCTGATTCCCAGGAAGCCTACGAGATGGCCAAGTACGCCTTCGAGCTGTCGGAGGCTTACAACACGCCCGTCATCCTGCGTCTGACCACCCGCGTCTGTCACGTCAAGGCGGTGGTGCAGGTGGGCGAGAAGGTCGCCCACGATATCGGCGGCTTCAAGTCCGACGCGCGCCGCTGGGTGATGACGCCCGCCAATGCCAAGGGCCTGCTGCCCGCCCAGATCGCCCGCGAAGGCAAGCTGCAGGCGCTGGCCGAGGCCTCGCCCATGAACTTCCTGGACGACGGCCCGGACAAGCGGGTGGGCTTCGTCACCTCGGGCCCCGCCTATATGCATGTGCGCGAGAGCTTCCCCGACGCCCCGGTGCTGAAGCTGGGCTTCACCTATCCGGTGCCCGTGGCCCTGGTGGAAAAGCTGGCCGCGCAGGTGGAGCATCTGGTGGTGGTCGAAGAGACCGAGCCGCTGATGGAGCAGGAGCTGAAGGCCGCCGGCCTGCAGGCCATTCACGGCAAGGACCTGCTGCCCCGTCTGGGCGAGCTGACTCCCAACGTGCTGATTCCGGCCATCAAGACCTTCCTGGGTGAGCCGCTGCCGCCCACCACCACCTACCCCAAGTTCGATCCCTTCCCCCGGCCGCCGACCATGTGCGCCGCCTGTCCCCATATGGGCGTGTATTACTCGCTGGCCCGCATGCGCAAGAACGTCCAGATCTCGGGCGATATCGGCTGCTACACCCTGGGCGCCGGCCATCCGTGGAACGCGCTGGACAGCACCATCTCCATGGGCGCCTCCATGGGCATCGCGCTCGGCATGGACAAGGCCCGCACGGAAGAGACCAAGGACAAGGCCGTGGTCGCGGTGATCGGCGATTCCACCTTCCTGCACATGGGCATGCAGGGCCTGCTGGACATCGTCTACAACCGGGGCAACGTCACCGTCCTGATCCTCGACAACCGCACCACCGGCATGACCGGCGGCCAGAACCATGCCGGCACCGGCAAGGGACTGAAGGGCGACGACACGCCCCGCGTCGATTTCGCCAAGCTGGTCGAGGCCCTGGGCGTCAAGCCCGAGCGCATCTCCAAGATCGACCCCTACGTGCTGCCGGTGGTGTTCAAGACCATCAAGCAGGAAACCGCCATCCCCGAGGTCTCGGTGATCATCACCGACCGGCCCTGCGTGCTGTCCGAGTTCTATACCAAGATCGAGCCCTACAAGGTGATCGACGAGGATTGCACCGGCTGCGGCAACTGCATCAACGTGGGCTGTCCCGCCATCACGGTGAAGCGTTCGGAATCCAAGGTCCGTCCCGACGGCAAGGTCAACGAACTGAAGTTCACCACCATCGACACCGCCATGTGCACCGGCTGCCACATGTGCGTGGAATCGTGCGGCCCCAAGGCCATCGTGCTGGCCAAGCCCGCCGCGGCGGCTGAGTGA
- a CDS encoding LysR family transcriptional regulator: MDIRQLRYFLGIVEHGSLTKAAEALHVAQPALSLHLKRLEEEFGCPLVHRTARGVVPTESGLRLAVRAGVLVERMANLKDEIRGLEAAPAGPAVIGIPTSLGPMLTVPLALAVRRLHPSIHLRVVEGLSGHMLEWVLSGSVDMALVFGSEHPAGLATRFIARERLALVGPKDDPLLNGRRDMDLAHVLALPLILPGRPHGVRAEVERAGRALGTEPSVVIEIDALDQIKALVAAGAGYTVLSERYARFGAEAANLDALPIVGPEIERTISLAHALGRPLSLAARAVHAIAVEHLDLLTTDGRWK, from the coding sequence ATGGATATCCGCCAGCTCCGCTATTTCTTAGGCATCGTCGAACACGGCTCGCTGACCAAGGCGGCCGAGGCGCTGCACGTGGCCCAGCCGGCGCTGAGCCTGCACCTGAAGCGGCTGGAGGAGGAGTTCGGCTGTCCGCTGGTGCACCGCACGGCGCGCGGCGTGGTGCCCACCGAGAGCGGCCTGCGCCTCGCCGTGCGCGCCGGAGTGCTGGTCGAGCGCATGGCCAACCTGAAGGACGAGATCCGGGGCCTGGAAGCGGCCCCGGCCGGTCCGGCGGTGATCGGCATTCCCACCTCGCTGGGTCCCATGCTGACCGTGCCCCTGGCCCTGGCGGTGCGTCGCCTTCACCCCTCCATCCATCTGCGGGTGGTGGAGGGCCTGTCCGGCCACATGCTGGAATGGGTGCTGTCGGGCTCGGTGGACATGGCCCTGGTGTTCGGCTCGGAACATCCGGCGGGCCTCGCCACCCGCTTCATCGCCCGCGAGCGCCTGGCCCTGGTGGGCCCCAAGGACGATCCGCTGCTGAATGGCCGTCGCGACATGGACCTGGCCCACGTCCTCGCCCTGCCGCTGATCCTGCCCGGCCGCCCCCACGGGGTGCGGGCCGAGGTGGAACGGGCCGGACGCGCCCTGGGGACCGAGCCCAGCGTGGTGATCGAGATCGACGCCCTGGACCAGATCAAGGCCCTGGTCGCCGCCGGGGCCGGCTATACCGTGCTGTCCGAGCGCTATGCCCGTTTCGGCGCCGAAGCGGCGAACCTGGACGCCCTGCCCATCGTCGGCCCGGAAATCGAACGCACCATCTCCCTGGCCCACGCCCTGGGACGCCCCCTGTCCCTTGCCGCCAGGGCGGTGCACGCCATCGCCGTGGAGCATCTGGATCTGTTGACCACCGACGGCCGGTGGAAATGA
- a CDS encoding N-acetylmuramoyl-L-alanine amidase, with product MLAALVLTLTSFGLGGVTASEAATASGARLGIHGEGVTRFVLDLSDQVAFKITPLAEPYRIAIDLSGADYSGPGGISKPWGSVNSMHLDGGRIVLDLRKPALVKSAFIIAPRDGMGHRLVVDLAETTREAFLAAAGSGPASARAPVLKPPAAAKAVAPVPAAAKPSPAPVLVPPKPAEEFHLPEAAPAEAARPATAPSASRIVVNSPNAPAESIVPPTEPVTLVPPPPSQVPVPVERPQLAEKPAVEKGARAQAATPMLSAPMPPPPERPQPVAAPQPVAAPQPPVPQPPAPVQQQAAPVPTPSMESVAKAKDGVPVIVIDPGHGGVDPGATGVSGTYEKHITLAMARELKAMLERNGRYRVHLTRDRDVFIRLRERIAIARAQGADLFISLHADAVQSPQIRGLSVYTLSRNASDAEAQALAEKENKADLIAGIDLTHESADVANILIDLAQRETMNRSAGFATELVDEVGQEMDLLGNTHRFAGFAVLKAPDVPAVLVEMGYLSNESEEKMLRQPQYRARLAKSIAKAVERFFPPNLKAKRP from the coding sequence GTGCTGGCGGCCCTGGTTCTGACCCTGACCTCGTTCGGGCTGGGCGGGGTGACCGCGTCCGAGGCGGCGACCGCGTCGGGGGCCAGGTTGGGCATCCACGGCGAAGGGGTCACCCGGTTCGTCCTGGACCTGTCCGATCAGGTGGCCTTCAAGATCACGCCCCTGGCCGAGCCCTATCGCATCGCCATCGACCTGTCCGGCGCGGATTACAGCGGGCCGGGGGGCATCTCCAAGCCTTGGGGATCGGTCAATTCCATGCATCTTGACGGCGGCCGGATCGTTCTGGACCTGCGCAAGCCCGCTTTGGTCAAGAGCGCCTTCATCATCGCGCCGCGCGACGGCATGGGGCACCGCCTGGTGGTGGATCTGGCCGAGACCACGCGCGAGGCATTCCTGGCGGCGGCCGGGTCCGGCCCGGCCAGCGCCAGGGCGCCGGTGCTCAAGCCCCCGGCGGCGGCCAAGGCCGTCGCTCCGGTGCCCGCCGCCGCCAAGCCTTCCCCGGCTCCCGTCCTGGTCCCCCCCAAGCCGGCCGAGGAATTCCATCTGCCCGAGGCTGCGCCCGCCGAGGCGGCGCGTCCCGCCACCGCGCCCTCCGCCAGCCGCATCGTCGTCAACAGCCCCAATGCTCCGGCCGAGTCCATCGTGCCGCCGACCGAGCCCGTCACCCTGGTTCCGCCGCCGCCGAGTCAGGTTCCGGTTCCGGTGGAGCGGCCGCAACTGGCCGAGAAGCCGGCGGTGGAGAAGGGAGCCCGGGCACAGGCGGCAACGCCCATGCTGTCGGCGCCCATGCCGCCGCCGCCCGAACGGCCCCAGCCCGTCGCGGCCCCCCAGCCCGTCGCCGCGCCCCAGCCTCCGGTGCCCCAGCCGCCCGCCCCCGTGCAGCAGCAGGCCGCGCCGGTGCCGACCCCCTCCATGGAGAGCGTCGCCAAGGCCAAGGACGGCGTGCCGGTGATCGTCATCGACCCCGGTCACGGCGGCGTCGACCCCGGCGCCACCGGCGTGTCGGGGACCTATGAAAAGCACATCACCCTGGCCATGGCCCGCGAACTGAAGGCCATGCTGGAGCGCAACGGCCGCTATCGCGTGCATCTGACCCGTGACCGCGACGTGTTCATCCGCCTGCGCGAGCGCATCGCCATCGCCCGGGCCCAGGGCGCCGACCTGTTCATCTCGCTGCACGCCGACGCGGTGCAAAGCCCGCAGATCAGGGGCCTGTCCGTCTATACCTTGTCGCGCAACGCCTCGGACGCCGAGGCGCAGGCGCTGGCGGAAAAGGAAAACAAGGCCGACCTCATCGCCGGCATCGATCTGACCCATGAATCCGCCGACGTGGCCAACATCCTCATCGACCTCGCCCAGCGCGAGACCATGAACCGCTCGGCCGGGTTCGCCACCGAACTGGTGGACGAGGTGGGCCAGGAAATGGACCTGCTGGGCAATACCCACCGTTTCGCCGGCTTTGCCGTGCTGAAGGCGCCCGACGTGCCGGCGGTCCTGGTGGAGATGGGCTATCTCTCCAATGAATCCGAGGAGAAGATGCTGCGCCAGCCGCAGTACCGCGCCCGTCTGGCTAAGTCCATCGCCAAGGCGGTGGAGCGCTTCTTCCCGCCCAACCTCAAGGCCAAGCGGCCCTAA